In Garra rufa chromosome 14, GarRuf1.0, whole genome shotgun sequence, the genomic stretch ggtaagcctgggatcgtttagagccctttgaagctgcattttggaagttcaaaccatagtccactatatggagagaaatcctgaaatgttttcctcaaaaaacgatttctttatgactgaagaaagaaagacatgaacatcttggatgacaagggggtaaattatctgtaaatgtttgttctggaagtgaactcctttaataTTTGGGTCAACTACACCTATATTCACGTCCACATATTACAGTACAATCCGATGGCAGGCCTGCTGATAACTTGTCGCATTAACAATATTAAACATATCCTTTCTCACAAAAGACAGAAAGTTTCCCAGAGGACACAGCGGCTGTGCAGAGTGTCGATTGTGGTCACGACAGAAGGCTGTGTCAAATGTCAAATCCTCTCCGTTATAGAGAACACGAATGAACATGTTTTCCATCCACTTCCCTCGTTTCGTATCAATCTTTCTATCATTGTCTTTCACTTCAGGGCCGTTCCACAGCTCAAACACCAGCCGCGCTGCAAACTTTGGAAATCCCGCCCCTTCCAAACCAAGCGCGCTTAGGACTGGCGCCATTGTTACGTCATGAGCGGATGCTAAAGCGAAAACCGCCTCTTCCTTGCCTTTACGCGTTCCTCTTGCGATCCTCTCCATCCGCGTTGCGGTACGGTTGAGGTACGGATGCGCGGCGAGCACAGCATATCGCCGGTAAAGCCCCGCCTCCCGCCGCTCCAGTTCGTCATCTTTCTGTTGCCGTCGAATCACAGCAAAGTGCTGTAGTGTAAGACACGCCCCCTCGTCCGGAGCGTTTGATGTAGTCTGTGTGCTAGAGCATGGGAAAGGAAGACTATGGCAAAAGTGACACAACAACGCATCCACCGGATTGGCCGCCCTCAGATTCTTTGTGGCCACGCCCAACGTCTTCGCCATTGTGACGTATGTGCGCTCCAGTTCTGTGTCCGCAGTCCTCTGACGATACTGCCTGCGCTGCTCCTGGTCCAGGTACCGGTTGCGTGCGGGACAGTCGCACGAGGAACCGCAGAACAGCGTACTCCACTGTTGTCTTACCGTCAGTCTTGACCAATCGAAACGTGGCATGAAGCCGAAGAGAAAGGCCAGTCCACTCTGAAGGGTGCGGCTTTTACCTGTAGTCTCCACCCACAAGTGGCGCGGCGACCAATCAGCAGTGAGCAGATTGTGACGCTTGATGTAGGCCTGGCGAAAATGGTCGCCGTTTTTTAAGTGCTGTACGACTCCTGTTAGAGAAATAAAGAGAGAGATATTTGTAAGAATTAGTACTGTCACTCATCAataggggtgtaaatcggagccttcaagacgattcgatacgataccgatttcttaagctaacgattcgattattttcgatacttcagaattccctgtgatacgatgcgatttGATCCGATTTGATTCAATgctagatatttttacatgatatctattaagtttcaaataaatcaacaaaaatagtaaataatttgccttttattgagaatacagaaacagtattctattcacataatgtgttacactaaagcagttgtgctcaatgcactgcaaatagaacagcaaatataagttactgcatctacaaagtgcaatcagataaattgtaataataataataataaaaaaaaaaaagtctaatgcttatagtgcaggtctactatggccaattagcctattcactgttttaaaaagtttcatttatacaaaattggttatattttgaaaatacaatttgcatcttattaagaggtaatggtcacacatcctttgcagtagatgaactgcaaatagaatactactccacaaaatcagttcaaaatcatcgctcttgaaagtcagacaacaacgtgaggtctgtgaacatgaacaacatcatagatGGACTGTGAAATGAAAGTAACACGTGTGAAGTAGAAGACAATAATGAGTTTAGCaccacccgcagcttaggagtaggtagtacgcttaggtcggagccatagacagtaaaagaaaggtcggaacggattctaaaaatagacaagtgaacaaacaggcggcaaaataaacacattaatcgatactcttgcggacgaatcgatgcattgaatcggcggctgcataatcgatgcatcgatacgaatcgattaatatttacacccctactcatcaacattttgatttttaacatttttaaatattttttggttttcattttagttttagtaattctgtcatttctataaattttaaatatctaaatagtTTTCATTGATTTTTACTTCAGATTTAAGACTAAACTAAAATCAGAAACGTTAACTAATAACTGCAATAAAgtttaatttaaatgcattttattttatttcagtaatttattACATATACGCTAACAGTtatagtttttgaacagtgagatttttaatgttttataaagaagtctcttttgcatCAAGCCTTTTTGTTCTAAAATAcagctaaaacattttttaaatattagtactatttaaaataactgttttctatttgaatatattttaaattgtaatttactcctgtgaatttaaagctgaatttttagcatcattactccagtcacacgattcttcagaaaacattctaatattctgatttgctgctcaaaataaatagattaaaagttttcagctttctttgatgaatagaaagttcagaagaacagcatttatctgaaatagaaatatttgtaacattataaatctttttatcatcacttttgatcaatttaaagcatccttgctaaataaaagtattcatttctatcatttctcaaattcagctttgaaatcacagtaataGTTAGTTCGTagttcaaatttcaaatttttgtttagtttagtcaaTGTACTAAATTAActgaaaatatctaaaataaaaatcagtgaactaactgaattaataaaaaacaacaacaaaattactaaaactaaaatgaaatgaaaaccaaaaattattcaatattcataatgttcaaaaacttttgactgatagtgtgtaTATATGCATGTATATACGCACACTTTTTCCAGCTtccaataaatatttatatatttattagataatttattttacatttggaTNNNNNNNNNNNNNNNNNNNNNNNNNNNNNNNNNNNNNNNNNNNNNNNNNNNNNNNNNNNNNNNNNNNNNNNNNNNNNNNNNNNNNNNNNNNNNNNNNNNNNNNNNNNNNNNNNNNNNNNNNNNNNNNNNNNNNNNNNNNNNNNNNNNNNNNNNNNNNNNNNNNNNNNNNNNNNNNNNNNNNNNNNNNNNNNNNNNNNNNNNNNNNNNNNNNNNNNNNNNNNNNNNNNNNNNNNNNNNNNNNNNNNNNNNNNNNNNNNNNNNNNNNNNNNNNNNNNNNNNNNNNNNNNNNNNNNNNNNNNNNNNNNNNNNNNNNNNNNNNNNNNNNNNNNNNNNNNNNNNNNNNNNNNNNNNNNNNNNNNNNNNNNNNNNNNNNNNNNNNNNNNNNNNNNNNNNNNNNNNNNNNNNNNNNNNNNNNNNNNNNNNNNNNNNNNNNNNNNNNNNNNNNNNNNNNNNNNNNNNNNNNNNNNNNNNNNNNNNNNNNNNNNNNNNNNNNNNNNNNNCTTGGAATACTCTGGACAACAGAATTTGTCATGCCATTGGTAAGAGTACTACGATGAAACCATGGAAACACAACATTGTTATTTTAAGTAGCGTTACAGTGACTGTTCAATGCTGCCGTAACCACAGCGACACGGCTCAGGGACGGATAAAAGACTGTGGTGGGAATTAAATATTAATCTGATAATGATTCATAAACGACATACCCTATGACAAACATTAAATCTGATAAACGCACGCACAGATAAACTAAACATGCAAACATAAGCCCACATTTACACACCAGTCACTGCTGGTTATCAGCTGTAAGATCAAATAATATCAAAGATCAAAAATACAGTCCTCTAAAGTGAGGGATAAGTTAAATCAGTTTTGATTACTCAAAAATAGAATCTGCATTttaaaacagatagatagatagatagatagatagatagatagatagatagatagacagatagacagacagagtaTACAGAAggggttcagaaaaaaaatggcagctggcagcaggaagtaccTGCCATTGACAGCTGGAAGCCAGTTACTGGCATTCGGAGGGTAGGAGGGACCTGCCACTTGGTGACAGCCAATCAGCATCGACCAACTTGGCAGCAACCAATCATATGCAACTACGACAGACACAAATGGCAGTGTTTGTTGGAGcggtacatttttaaattaatgatCGGAGTAATGAATAATTGTTGCCTTGTATGTTTGATTTGAACCTTTATGTTAGCGAACGACAATGTAACTGTCTACTATAGTTAATCGTTAATCTTAGTATGTTAGTGGGCTACCATTAACTTAAAAAATTTCGTTTACTATCAAAAATTAACATGATCAAATAATCTGACATCATACAAAGCCCGTTATGAATTTAAAGGCTTTATTAAACAACCACAACAATGTTGTTTCTTGAAATACTACAAATGTAAAACTGAACCTTCATAACACAGcttaaattattacaaaataaaggtAATAAGCCCGTGTACTTTTGTAATTCTGTCTTTAATCAgaatttttgaatatatatatatatatatatatatatatatatatatatatatatatatatatatatagccattTAGTGATACTTCTATTTGATAGATTTAATCGTATAGTACACAGTAATGACTATTATATaaaaatttgtatatatttgttataagcttttattacacggctctttggaatgcttgattctgattggtcagttgagacatttgcaggttcgttcttttcaaataatcaccgctccaaagtaataacgcatagccggtactacttgaatgtttaaaatccctccatgccaacaaagattacagtttggcgccatcttgtgacaaacactggacaaccacaattaacaatggaaaatttagacattaatctatttaaattgtcttactaacgtacatagtttgaatgttagtcacgtggtactatatcgtttcgcggaaggataaaaatgttaatttaaaacaaatatgccaataaaaggtttcaaattcatattcatgtccagttttttccttatgtggcaagtagccgtgtaataagcgcttcgcgtcgggtcctgatcacactgtcggggcttatttctgcgataactaccggctgcctgtacattatcccttacatatacgtttttactatatatatatatatatatatatatatatatatatatagctgttgttgttgttttcttccCCTTCGAGCAACAGCTGACGTCCGTTTTTTTAGCCACTTCCTGCTGACAAC encodes the following:
- the pxylp1 gene encoding 2-phosphoxylose phosphatase 1; translation: MLARSRFILVLVVGALLAVLSFSLQYLHLIPTNPVAEQRSLGKSRKRVNPVLHTDPPAPDPIRDTHQYCNYPNLTEHGWEGHSPADYRLVSVHVMIRHGDRFPLYSIPKTKKPAIDCVLSDKSYRVVQHLKNGDHFRQAYIKRHNLLTADWSPRHLWVETTGKSRTLQSGLAFLFGFMPRFDWSRLTVRQQWSTLFCGSSCDCPARNRYLDQEQRRQYRQRTADTELERTYVTMAKTLGVATKNLRAANPVDALLCHFCHSLPFPCSSTQTTSNAPDEGACLTLQHFAVIRRQQKDDELERREAGLYRRYAVLAAHPYLNRTATRMERIARGTRKGKEEAVFALASAHDVTMAPVLSALGLEGAGFPKFAARLVFELWNGPEVKDNDRKIDTKRGKWMENMFIRVLYNGEDLTFDTAFCRDHNRHSAQPLCPLGNFLSFVRKDMFNIVNATSYQQACHRIVL